The Apium graveolens cultivar Ventura unplaced genomic scaffold, ASM990537v1 ctg3791, whole genome shotgun sequence genome includes a region encoding these proteins:
- the LOC141701378 gene encoding uncharacterized protein LOC141701378, which produces MQISVIDFDRSVLGLEKPNSSKFDARTLDHVVIFMPEGRSAKMARQRGCIIRKPAGQTSSLGSTARMVWHPLVEHSSFRSFVYSNIHFTTTSFVPSTVSVLLALVFVGICSGMAISALLEGKTNTPKLIPQLDNRASFFNSSLHLQSPSLHSLFTSMFILLEGRLGKHQI; this is translated from the exons ATGCAGATTTCTGTTATTGATTTTGATCGATCT GTGTTGGGTCTAGAAAAGCCAAACAGTTCAAAATTTGATGCTCGGACACTAGATCATGTTGTAATTTTTATGCCAGAG GGAAGAAGTGCTAAAATGGCAAGGCAAAG GGGATGTATTATCAGGAAACCAGCCGGACAGACCAGTTCACTTGGGAGTACTGCAAGAATGGTTTGGCATCCACTGGTGGAACACTCGAGCTTTCGCTCTTTTGTTTACTCTAAtattcatttcactaccactaGTTTTGTTCCGTCGA CAGTATCAGTTCTGTTAGCATTGGTGTTTGTGGGGATATGCTCAGGAATGGCAATCTCAGCACTCTTAGAAGGCAAAACAAATACACCAAAGCTCATACCTCAGTTGGACAATCGAGcctccttctttaactcttcgcTTCATCTCCAGTCACCGTCACTACATTCACTTTTCACTTCAATG TTCATATTATTGGAGGGGCGCTTAGGGAAGCATCAGATATGA